A window from Fragaria vesca subsp. vesca linkage group LG5, FraVesHawaii_1.0, whole genome shotgun sequence encodes these proteins:
- the LOC101295629 gene encoding NEDD8-conjugating enzyme Ubc12-like isoform 1, whose translation MIRLFKVKEKQKELAEANGGSPLKRQSAGELRLNKDISELNLPKSCSISFPNGKDDLMNFEVSIKPDEGYYTGGKFLFSFEVSPIYPHEAPKVKCKTKVYHPNIDLEGNVCLNILREDWKPVLNINTIVYGLYHLFTEPNHEDPLNHDAAAVLRDNPKMFESNVRRAMTGGYVGQTLFPRCI comes from the exons ATGATTCGGCTTTTTAAGGTAAAAGAAAAGCAGAAGGAACTTGCTGAAGCCAATGGAGGGTCACCTCTTAAGAGACAAAGCGCTGGAGAATTGCGCCTTAATAAAG ACATATCTGAGCTGAATCTACCAAAGTCTTGTTCAATATCATTTCCCAATGGCAAGGATGATCTTATGAATTTTGAGGTTTCAATTAAACCAGATGAAGGATACTACAC AGGTGGTAAGTTTTTGTTTTCTTTTGAAGTCTCACCTATCTATCCACATGAGGCACCAAAAGTCAAGTGTAAGACCAAG GTCTACCATCCCAATATTGACTTGGAAGGAAATGTCTGCCTAAACATCCTACGAGAAGATTGGAAACCTGTCCTTAATATAAACACCATTGTTTATGGATTGTATCATCTTTTCACG GAACCAAATCATGAAGATCCCCTAAACCATGATGCAGCTGCAGTGCTGAGAGACAACCCGAAGATGTTCGAGTCTAATGTAAGAAGGGCTATGACTGGTGGATATGTGGGGCAGACCTTATTCCCAAGATGCATATAG
- the LOC101296107 gene encoding uncharacterized protein LOC101296107 produces the protein MGLKRASRYASSSVRSTPGFFKRLEAMRTRKILGVSLSLILINLAAIMERADENLLPSVYKEVSEAFNAGPSDLGYLTFIRNFVQGMASPLAGVLVLLYDRPTVLAMGTFCWAISTAAVGASHHFGQAAIWRAVNGFGLAIVIPALQSFIADSYKDGVRGAGFGMVSLVGSLGGIGGGVAATLMAGNMYWGIPGWRIAFILMAALSSLIGFLVFMFVIDPRKIVPSTHGADQSFERDDLLIKGTTTSTAASVWMESWTAMKSVVKVQTFQIIVLQGIVGSLPWTAMVFFTMWFELIGFDHNSTAALLSLFAVGCATGSLLGGIIADRMSRIYPHTGRIMCAQFSAFMGIPFSWFLLKVIPQSVDSYYTFAVTLTLMGLTISWNATAANGPMFAEVVPTKHRTMIYAFDRAFEGSFSSFAAPLVGILSEKMFGYDAKSVDPIKGSAREAYALSQGLISMMAVPFGLCCLFYTPLYVIFRKDRENARIASAKEEEMSLTK, from the exons ATGGGCCTTAAACGGGCCTCTAGATACGCATCTTCCTCTGTTCGATCAACACCTGGTTTTTTTAAGCGCTTGGAAGCCATGAG GACAAGAAAGATTTTGGGGGTTTCTCTGTCTCTCATTCTCATCAACTTGGCTGCTATAATGGAGCGAGCCGATGAGAATCTCCTCCCATCAGTATACAAAGAAGTCAGTGAGGCTTTCAATGCCGGGCCATCTGACCTCGGATATCTCACATTCATCAGGAACTTTGTGCAGGGAATGGCATCTCCCCTTGCAGGTGTACTAGTTCTACTATATGACCGCCCCACCGTGCTTGCAATGGGGACTTTCTGCTGGGCAATATCAACTGCTGCAGTGGGTGCAAGCCACCATTTTGGTCAAGCTGCAATCTGGAGAGCAGTGAATGGTTTTGGGTTGGCAATTGTTATACCAGCACTTCAGTCTTTCATTGCTGATAGCTACAAGGATGGCGTGAGAGGGGCAGGGTTTGGGATGGTGAGCCTTGTTGGTTCTTTGGGTGGCATTGGAGGTGGTGTTGCGGCCACGCTTATGGCCGGTAACATGTATTGGGGCATACCTGGATGGCGTATTGCCTTCATTCTAATGGCAGCATTGAGTTCTCTAATCGGGTTCCTTGTGTTCATGTTTGTGATTGACCCTAGAAAAATAGTTCCTAGTACTCATGGTGCTGACCAGAGTTTTGAGAG GGATGATTTGTTAATAAAGGGCACTACTACTTCAACTGCAGCATCAGTTTGGATGGAGTCTTGGACAGCCATGAAGTCGGTTGTTAAAGTGCAAACATTTCAAATTATTGTCTTGCAGGGCATTGTTGGTTCTCTACCATGGACCGCCATGGTGTTTTTCACTATGTGGTTCGAACTTATAG GTTTTGATCACAACAGTACAGCAGCCCTCCTCAGTCTCTTTGCTGTAGGATGTGCTACGGGGTCTCTTCTTGGTGGGATAATAGCAGATCGAATGTCACGAATCTACCCACACACTGGCCGCATCATGTGCGCGCAGTTCAGCGCCTTCATGGGAATCCCATTTTCATGGTTTTTACTCAAAGTAATCCCACAATCAGTGGACAGCTATTACACATTTGCTGTCACTCTCACCCTGATGGGTTTAACTATCAGCTGGAATGCCACTGCTGCAAATGGTCCTATGTTTGCTGAGGTTGTTCCTACCAAACACCGAACTATGATTTATGCATTTGATCGGGCTTTTGAAGGATCCTTCTCTTCTTTTGCTGCTCCTTTGGTTGGCATTCTTTCAGAGAAGATGTTTGGCTATGATGCAAAATCTGTGGATCCGATCAAAGGGTCTGCGAGGGAGGCCTATGCATTATCACAAGGACTTATTTCCATGATGGCAGTTCCATTTGGTTTGTGTTGCTTGTTTTATACGCCTTTGTATGTGATCTTCAGAAAGGACCGCGAGAATGCTAGAATTGCCAGTGCAAAAGAGGAAGAGATGAGCCTGACGAAGTGA
- the LOC101296388 gene encoding BES1/BZR1 homolog protein 2-like: protein MTGGGSSGRLPTWKERENNKRRERRRRAIAAKIYSGLRAQGSYKLPKHCDNNEVLKALCAEAGWVVEEDGTTYRKGCKPPIEIAGTPTNMSACSSMQPSPQSSSFPSPVPSYHASPSSSSFPSPTRFDGNPSSYHQNPSSYLLPFLHNLASIPPNLPPLRISNSAPVTPPLSSPTSRGSKRKPDWESLTNGCINSLRHPLFAASAPSSPTRRHHLAPATIPECDESDASTVDSGRWVSFQTGVPSVAPPSPTFNLMKPVAEQNVLRQTVGHGGIGWGNPGERARGSEFEFESGRLKAWEGERIHEVGVEDLELTLGNGKMHS from the exons ATGACCGGCGGTGGGTCATCGGGGAGGTTACCGACATGGAAGGAGAGAGAGAACAACAAGAGGAGGGAGCGGAGGAGAAGAGCCATTGCTGCTAAGATATACTCTGGCCTCAGAGCTCAGGGCAGCTACAAGCTTCCTAAGCACTGTGACAACAACGAGGTCTTGAAAGCTCTATGTGCGGAAGCTGGTTGGGTCGTTGAAGAAGATGGCACTACTTACCGCAAG GGATGCAAGCCACCAATTGAAATTGCAGGCACTCCCACAAATATGAGTGCGTGTTCATCAATGCAACCAAGCCCACAGTCCTCATCTTTCCCTAGTCCTGTACCATCCTACCACGCCAGTCCATCATCCTCCTCCTTCCCAAGCCCGACTCGTTTTGACGGAAACCCTTCCTCTTACCATCAAAACCCGTCGTCTTACCTTCTTCCATTCCTGCATAACTTGGCTTCCATTCCTCCAAATCTTCCTCCTCTTAGAATTTCCAACAGTGCTCCTGTTACACCACCTCTTTCTTCCCCAACTTCTAGAGGGTCGAAGCGGAAACCTGACTGGGAATCCCTGACTAATGGCTGCATTAACTCCTTGCGCCATCCCCTTTTTGCAGCTTCTGCCCCTTCTAGTCCTACTCGGCGCCACCATCTTGCACCTGCCACAATTCCAGAATGTGACGAGTCTGATGCTTCCACAGTGGACTCTGGTCGTTGGGTGAGTTTCCAGACAGGGGTACCTTCAGTAGCTCCACCTTCGCCCACATTTAATCTTATGAAACCAGTGGCTGAGCAGAATGTTCTTCGGCAGACTGTTGGGCATGGGGGGATTGGTTGGGGGAACCCTGGGGAGAGGGCACGAGGCTCTGAGTTTGAGTTTGAGAGTGGCAGACTGAAAGCTTGGGAGGGTGAGAGAATACACGAGGTTGGAGTGGAAGACCTGGAGCTTACACTTGGGAATGGGAAGATGCATAGTTAA
- the LOC101296671 gene encoding anthocyanidin 3-O-glucosyltransferase 5-like — protein sequence MGSNSTLHAAILTSPGLGHIIPVIELGKRLIAANRNVTVTIFAMSSTSQAEYQTIKEATSTAKLNVVELPPVDISGLVHPKAAVVTCLAVWMREIRPVFRSALQDMASPPTMLIVDFFGTESLPIADELGIPKFVYVPCNAWFLALMTYSPTLDKEVEGEYVDRTEPLKIPGCRPVRPEEVADPMLDRTNQQYSEYIRFCGEIPLCDGIFLNTWEELQPTTLASFRDEKLLGGVIKMVPVYPIGPLTRAVRSRSGHPRVDQDLFEWLDKQPSESVLFVSLGSGGTLSYEQMTEMAWGLELSQQRFIWVVRPPTTKSDAAFFTSGNGDGDLSTYFPEGFLTRTSGIGLVVPLWAPQVDILGHPSVGGFITHCGWNSALESVTNGVQMIAWPLYAEQRLNATSLTEELGVAVRSEVPPWKKVVGREEIERMVRKIIVEKDGFKIKSRVKELKQSGEKALREGGSSYNALSQMVSKAMQDLQMKDQ from the exons ATGGGTTCAAACTCAACCCTACATGCAGCAATACTAACCAGTCCAGGGCTCGGCCACATCATTCCGGTCATCGAGCTCGGAAAACGCCTCATCGCCGCAAACCGAAACGTCACCGTAACAATCTTCGCCATGTCTTCCACTTCACAAGCCGAGTATCAGACCATCAAAGAAGCCACGTCGACAGCGAAGCTCAACGTCGTGGAGCTCCCTCCGGTTGACATCTCTGGCCTCGTCCATCCAAAAGCCGCCGTAGTCACGTGCCTTGCCGTCTGGATGAGAGAGATACGACCTGTATTCCGATCGGCGCTTCAGGATATGGCTTCTCCTCCTACCATGCTCATCGTGGACTTTTTCGGCACCGAATCGTTGCCTATCGCGGATGAGTTAGGGATTCCTAAGTTCGTTTACGTTCCTTGCAATGCATGGTTTCTCGCTCTCATGACGTACTCTCCAACCCTAGACAAGGAAGTGGAAGGAGAGTACGTGGACCGAACCGAACCGCTCAAAATTCCGGGCTGCAGACCGGTCCGGCCTGAAGAAGTCGCTGACCCGATGCTGGACAGGACCAACCAGCAGTATTCTGAATACATACGATTTTGTGGTGAGATTCCTCTCTGTGATGGGATTTTTCTGAATACTTGGGAGGAGTTGCAGCCTACAACACTAGCTTCGTTTAGAGACGAGAAGCTCTTGGGTGGAGTGATTAAAATGGTACCGGTTTATCCGATCGGACCGCTAACCAGGGCGGTGCGATCGCGATCAGGCCATCCGAGGGTTGATCAGGACTTGTTTGAGTGGCTTGACAAACAACCTAGTGAGTCGGTGTTGTTTGTGTCCTTAGGGAGTGGAGGGACCTTGTCTTATGAGCAAATGACTGAGATGGCTTGGGGTTTGGAGTTGAGCCAACAAAGATTTATCTGGGTTGTACGGCCACCCACAACAAAATCCGATGCTGCATTTTTCACTTCAGGAAATG GTGACGGTGACCTATCAACTTATTTCCCAGAAGGGTTTCTGACCCGGACCAGCGGTATAGGATTGGTTGTGCCTCTTTGGGCACCTCAAGTCGACATCTTAGGCCATCCGTCGGTCGGAGGGTTTATTACTCATTGTGGGTGGAACTCAGCGCTAGAGAGTGTGACAAATGGGGTGCAGATGATTGCTTGGCCGCTCTACGCGGAGCAGAGGTTGAACGCCACGTCGTTGACTGAGGAGCTCGGGGTGGCGGTCCGATCAGAGGTGCCTCCGTGGAAGAAAGTGGTCGGTAGGGAGGAGATAGAGAGGATGGTGAGGAAGATCATAGTGGAGAAAGATGGGTTTAAAATAAAGAGCAGGGTGAAAGAGCTAAAACAAAGTGGAGAAAAGGCTTTAAGGGAAGGTGGTTCGTCATATAATGCCCTGTCTCAAATGGTAAGTAAAGCAATGCAAGATTTGCAGATGAAGGATCAATGA
- the LOC101311007 gene encoding anthocyanidin 3-O-glucosyltransferase 5-like, protein MEIANQHAALLCSPGMGHLIPVLELGKRLVTHQNFTVTIFFVPSQTSAAESELLDASAFPRGLDIIELPSRDVSCLLHPDAAVVTRLAEMMRQVRPAFRAALHDMINFRHRRPTVLIVDLFGTESLPIAEEFGIPKYVYIASNAWFLSVMIYSPTLDEQVRGEFVNLKDPLAIPGCRQLSPELDIVDALLDRSNQQYDEHMLMGRGIPKGDGILINIWKELETKTLAALRDEKFLGRLSNGPVFPIGPLLRPKSSGSRGDVLGWLDEQPNESVIYVSFGSGGALSYEQMVELAWGLEMSQQRFVWVIRSPIVTSADEAFFTAGSHGGDASNPIRYLPKGFLGRTTNTGLVIPLWASQVDILAHPSVGGFLTHCGWNSVLESITNGVPMIAWPLYAEQRLNTTLLTEELGVAVRSKIPPWKNVVEREEIEEMVRKIMEDKEGFALRDRAKNLKFSGAKALEQGGSSYNALSQFTKHAEMFLQFADGVVPPSQVP, encoded by the coding sequence ATGGAGATCGCAAACCAGCATGCCGCACTACTCTGCAGCCCAGGGATGGGCCATCTCATCCCTGTTCTTGAGCTCGGGAAACGACTCGTCACCCACCAAAACTTCACTGTCACAATCTTCTTCGTGCCATCGCAAACTTCCGCTGCCGAATCTGAACTCCTCGACGCATCTGCCTTTCCACGCGGTCTAGACATTATCGAGCTCCCATCACGAGATGTTTCTTGCCTTCTCCACCCTGACGCTGCCGTCGTTACGCGCCTGGCAGAAATGATGCGACAAGTACGACCTGCGTTTCGTGCCGCCTTGCATGACATGATTAACTTCCGTCATCGTCGTCCCACAGTGCTCATCGTCGACCTGTTCGGCACCGAATCTCTGCCCATTGCCGAGGAGTTTGGGATTCCGAAGTATGTTTACATTGCTTCCAATGCATGGTTCCTTTCTGTAATGATATATTCTCCAACTCTAGATGAGCAAGTCAGGGGTGAATTCGTTAACCTCAAAGATCCACTAGCAATTCCGGGATGCAGACAATTATCACCGGAACTTGATATCGTGGACGCTTTGCTGGACCGGAGCAATCAGCAGTACGACGAGCACATGCTGATGGGAAGAGGAATCCCAAAGGGTGATGGGATTCTGATAAACATATGGAAGGAATTGGAGACAAAGACCCTAGCAGCACTTAGAGATGAGAAATTCTTGGGCCGATTATCAAACGGACCGGTTTTTCCTATTGGGCCTTTGCTGAGGCCTAAGTCTTCCGGCTCGAGGGGTGATGTGTTGGGCTGGCTAGATGAGCAGCCCAATGAATCTGTGATTTACGTGTCATTTGGAAGCGGCGGGGCCTTGTCGTATGAGCAAATGGTCGAGCTAGCTTGGGGACTTGAGATGAGTCAACAGAGGTTCGTTTGGGTCATACGGTCGCCGATTGTAACATCTGCCGATGAAGCATTTTTCACGGCAGGGAGTCACGGTGGCGATGCCAGCAATCCAATTAGGTACCTTCCCAAGGGTTTTTTGGGCCGGACCACGAACACTGGGCTTGTCATCCCTTTGTGGGCTTCACAAGTGGATATCTTGGCCCATCCTTCAGTCGGAGGGTTTTTGACACACTGTGGGTGGAACTCGGTACTTGAAAGCATCACCAACGGAGTACCAATGATCGCTTGGCCGCTCTACGCTGAGCAAAGGTTGAATACGACGCTGCTGACGGAGGAGCTAGGCGTGGCGGTTCGGTCAAAGATACCTCCGTGGAAGAACGTGGTGGAGAGAGAAGAGATAGAGGAAATGGTGAGGAAAATTATGGAGGACAAAGAAGGTTTTGCATTGAGAGATAGAGCCAAGAATCTCAAATTCAGTGGTGCAAAAGCTTTGGAACAGGGTGGTTCCTCTTATAATGCTCTTTCTCAGTTCACTAAACATGCTGAAATGTTCTTGCAATTTGCAGATGGTGTTGTTCCTCCTTCCCAAGTTCCATGA
- the LOC101311294 gene encoding probable caffeoyl-CoA O-methyltransferase At4g26220-like: protein MQSCLLVLAGLGCIFLHDIYNKSNRPGKLSANGVIVIDTRNMENTAGSTKYLANSILLQDEELHKYILETSVYPREPEPLKELREATAKLPNAFFGTAPDAGQLMAMLLKLVNAKKTIEVGVFTGYSLLLTALTIPDDDKITAIDRDCKTYEIGLPIIQKAGVEHKIDYIESAALPVLDNLLGEPKNEGEFDFAFVDADKDKYWNYHERLVKLLKIGGIVSGPDDNTLWGGAVAKPEEAIPESNRPWMRATVEFNKSVSADPRVEIAHASIGDGLIICRRIC, encoded by the exons ATGCAATCTTGCCTATTAGTACTTGCCGGTTTAGGATGCATCTTCTTGCATGATATCTATAACAAATCAAATAGACCTGGAAAACTGTCGGCTAACGGTGTGATTGTGATCGATACGAGGAATATGGAGAACACTGCAGGAAGCACAAAGTATCTGGCTAATTCAATCCTGCTGCAAGATGAGGAATTACACAAG TATATACTAGAAACTAGTGTTTACCCTCGAGAACCAGAGCCACTCAAGGAGCTGAGGGAAGCCACTGCAAAACTTCCCAA TGCTTTCTTTGGGACTGCACCTGATGCAGGTCAGCTAATGGCTATGCTCTTGAAACTTGTGAATGCAAAGAAGACGATTGAAGTTGGAGTTTTTACTGGATA CTCTCTCCTCCTTACGGCTCTCACTATCCCTGACGACGACAAG ATTACGGCCATAGATAGAGATTGTAAAACATACGAAATAGGTCTCCCAATCATACAAAAAGCCGGAGTTGAGCACAAAATTGACTACATTGAATCGGCGGCACTGCCTGTCCTTGACAATCTCTTGGGAGAACCAAAGAATGAGGGTGAATTCGACTTTGCCTTTGTCGATGCTGACAAAGATAAGTATTGGAATTATCATGAGAGGTTGGTGAAACTGTTGAAGATTGGTGGGATT GTGAGCGGGCCTGATGATAACACACTGTGGGGAGGGGCAGTGGCTAAGCCTGAAGAGGCTATTCCCGAGTCCAACAGGCCGTGGATGCGGGCAACTGTTGAGTTTAACAAGTCAGTTTCGGCTGACCCTCGAGTCGAGATCGCTCATGCTTCTATAGGAGATGGACTCATCATATGCAGACGCATATGCTAA